From Rutidosis leptorrhynchoides isolate AG116_Rl617_1_P2 chromosome 3, CSIRO_AGI_Rlap_v1, whole genome shotgun sequence, a single genomic window includes:
- the LOC139901164 gene encoding uncharacterized protein, producing the protein MLADSSLHVHFWGEAVANAYYTMNRVLIVKCLGKTCYELLHGRKPTLKHLEPFGAPCTILKRKPGTKFDAKVVAGVFLGNSSPNKRVFNNETRCVEEWSEVDVQRNQQKATPRSHPWIYNYDELIDSFNLAPNYVENELELQMLFDLQNVPVVSAPIQSLDPTPYVVESLQESDQDPIYDTCGSDISSESSENPEDMVPKTTAAHHRENIIGDPNKYVRTRRQVQFDGQVDTHMTTAAAFFEYACHISKIEPKTTKEALKHVDWVMAMQEEIQ; encoded by the exons aTGCTAGCTGACTCATCACTACATGTTCATTTTTGGGGAGAGGCTGTTGCAAATGCGTATTACACAATGAATCGGGTTTTGATAGTTAAGTGTTTGGGTAAGACTTGTTATGAACTGTTGCATGGAAGAAAACCTACCCTGaaacatctagaaccatttggtgcaccttgTACCATATTGAAGAGAAAACCAGGAACTAAGTTTGATGCTAAAGTAGTTGCCGGCGTATTTTTAGggaatagttctcctaacaagcgagtcttCAACAATGAAACCAGATGTgtggaagaatggtctgaagttgatgttcAGAGAAACCAGCAGAAAGCTACTCCAAGGAGCCATCCATGGatttacaactatgatgagctgattgactcatttaATCTTGCTCCGAATTATGTGGAGAACGAATTAGAATTACAAATGTTGTTTGATTTACAGAATGTGCCAGTAGTGTCTGCACCTATTCAATCTCTTGATCCTACTCCATATGTTGTTGAATCACTTCAAGAATCTGATCAAGATCCCAtttacgatacctgcggatctgatatttcaagtgaaagtTCAGAAAATCCTGAAGATATGG ttcccaaaactacagctgctcatcaTAGAGAAAATATTATTGGCGATCCAAATAAGTATGTTcgaacaagaagacaagttcaaTTTGATGgccaagttgatactcatatgacaacTGCTGCTGCATTCTTCGAGTATGCATGTCATATTTCCAAAATTGAGCCTAAGACAACgaaagaagctttgaagcatgttgactgGGTAATGgccatgcaagaagagattcaataA